Genomic DNA from Candidatus Sulfurimonas marisnigri:
AGACATTACGAAACAGATACTCTCACAAAACTAGGTAACCGTTTTAAACTTTTAAATGACATTGAAAATAGCGAACACCCTTCTCTTGCTATTGTAGATATAGATTCATTTAAGCAGATTAATGATTTTTACGGACATGAGATAGGGGACTATGTCATCATAGAGCTCTCTAAAAGGTTATTAGAACAGGCAGATGGTCGCTATACGGAAGCATACAGATTGCAAGCTGACCAGTTTGCATTTATTTGCAAGGCGTGCACAACAAAAGATCAATTTAAAGATACTATCGAGAATCTAATAAAAGAGTTAACAAAGAAACCTATATTTTTTCAACAACATGAAATAATAATTGGAGTGACTGTTGGCATAGCCACCAATAAGCAAGATTTATTCATTGATGCAGATATAGGATTAAAATTAGCTAAGCAATTGAAAAAAGATTTTGTTATATATGACAAAGCTTTCAACATTGAAAAAGAGTATGAAAATAATCTGGAGTGGACAAAAAAAGTAAAAAAAGCAATAGAGGATGGTAGAATAGTCGCTTTTTTTCAGCCTATATATAATCAAAACAGCAAAAAAGTTGAAAAATTCGAAGCACTTGTAAGAATGATAGATATTGATGGAAAAATAATTTCTCCATTTTTCTTTTTAGAGATTGCGAAAAAAGCCAAACTTTATACAAAAATCACAATGATTATGATTGATAAGGCAATTGAAGCAGCTAAACATCATGATTATGAATTTTCAATCAACCTCACCATAGATGATATAATCAATCAAGAAACAACTGACTATTTTATACAAAAAGTAAGAGAGAGTAATATTGGCCACAAAATAGTTATTGAACTTGTTGAATCAGAAGGAATAGAAAACTTTAATGATTTTTATTCATTTATCGAAAAAGCAAAACTTCTTGGATGTAAATTGGCTATAGATGATTTTGGAACAGGCTACTCGAATTTCGAATATCTGTTAAAATTAGATGTCGACTATGTAAAGATTGATGGATCACTTATTAAGAATATAGATACAAATAAGCATATGCGCCTTGTTTCAGAGACAATAATCTCATTTGCCAAAATTGCAAATATGAAAACTATTGCAGAGTTTGTATCACACAAAAAGATTTCAGACATTGTCTCAGAAATAGGAGTTGACTTTATTCAAGGCTACTATATTGGAGAACCTATGCCGTATAATGAGATTGAAAAATTTGAACATATAGTGATTTAGTTAAATTCTCTACTTTGTATGCCATGAGCTAATCCGACCGCCTTGTTGTAAAGCACTCCGTCATAAGTATTTAGAGCAGTAACCATAACAGGCATTTGTTTACAAATATTTTCAGACCCATAGTGAGCTAAATGTTTGACATAAACTATTGTTGCATTTGTTAAAGCGTAAGTTGAAGTTCTCGGATAAGCCCCCGGCATATTGGCAACACAATAGTGTACTATCCCTTCTTCCATAAAAGTAGGTTTTGTATGCGTAGTTGCATGTGAACTCTCAAAACATCCACCTTGATCAATCGAGACATCAACTAGTACGCTCCCTTTTTTCATCTTACTTAACATTTCACGTGTTATAAGTTTTGGAGCTTTTGCACCTGGAATAAGTATGGTTCCCACTATTATGTCTACATGTGGGAGTAAAGAGTCTATTGCTTCACTGCAGCTATAAAGAGTTGCTACATTTGCCGGCATTACATCATTTAGATAGTGTAGACGTTCAGTATTTATATCGAGTATTATAACATCAGCTCCTAAACCTGCTGCGACTTCTGCCGCAGCTTTGCCGGCAACGCCACCACCAAGCACCATTACCTTAGTCCTATGTGTTCCAACTACTCCACCGGCGAGAAGACCACTACCTCCATGATAACGTCCCAAATGAACTGCACCCATCAAAGAAGCCATTTTCCCTGCCACTTCACTCATAGGTTCTAAAAGTGGCAACCTGTTCCCAATTTTTAAAGTCTCATAAGAAAAAGCTCTTATCCCTTTTTCAAGTAAAAAATCTGTTAGCTGTTTGTCTGCTGCAAGATGAAGGTAAGTAAATAGTGTCTGGTTTTGCTTAAAAAGTTTATACTCTTGCTCAATTGGCTCTTTAACCTTAACAATCATCTCTACTTTACTAAATAGTTCTTCCACATTTTTTAAAAGTATAGCTCCTGCGGTTTTATAATCAAAGTCGCTAAAACCGCTTCCATCGCCCGCACTGCTCTGTACATAAACCGCATGCCCATCTATTGTAAGTTCTGCTACTCCAGCCGGTGTAACTGAAACACGATATTCATCAGTTTTAATCTCTTTTGGTATACCAATAATCATCTTATCTCCTATGAAAGCGAATGTTCATTTTTCTACATTAGCAAAGTTATCTGAAACAAATTGCCAATTTATCAGTTTCCACCATTTTTCAAGATACTCAGGTCTCATATTACGATAATCTATATAGTAGGCATGTTCCCATACAT
This window encodes:
- a CDS encoding EAL domain-containing protein; the encoded protein is MIKNFLYNYFIDRKISFKLMILTLLFSAVITLIISIIQLYMDYRNGIKSINTQLSLIESGYIASINQSIWVYDKKQTLLQLDGILNLPDIEFTAIELTEGEHYERGNEVNKNFITKKIQLSYQHDYEEIILGELTVVADLNKLYQQLVDKIIVILLSQGIKTFLISFFILFIFQRLVTQHLEKIAEYAKSLRVYSKSKPLILNKTISKSNHDELDNLTESINSMQNQLYKSFLNLSSELEARKKSDRSLLEYKKALDASAYVSKSDLNGDITYVNDALCSITGYTREELIGKQHNIFRYKETPPIEYKEMWDTIQNKKVWRGSMKNVKKDGSCFYISQTIIPILDTHGNIIEYIALRYDITELVEKTKMLERHYETDTLTKLGNRFKLLNDIENSEHPSLAIVDIDSFKQINDFYGHEIGDYVIIELSKRLLEQADGRYTEAYRLQADQFAFICKACTTKDQFKDTIENLIKELTKKPIFFQQHEIIIGVTVGIATNKQDLFIDADIGLKLAKQLKKDFVIYDKAFNIEKEYENNLEWTKKVKKAIEDGRIVAFFQPIYNQNSKKVEKFEALVRMIDIDGKIISPFFFLEIAKKAKLYTKITMIMIDKAIEAAKHHDYEFSINLTIDDIINQETTDYFIQKVRESNIGHKIVIELVESEGIENFNDFYSFIEKAKLLGCKLAIDDFGTGYSNFEYLLKLDVDYVKIDGSLIKNIDTNKHMRLVSETIISFAKIANMKTIAEFVSHKKISDIVSEIGVDFIQGYYIGEPMPYNEIEKFEHIVI
- the ald gene encoding alanine dehydrogenase, giving the protein MIIGIPKEIKTDEYRVSVTPAGVAELTIDGHAVYVQSSAGDGSGFSDFDYKTAGAILLKNVEELFSKVEMIVKVKEPIEQEYKLFKQNQTLFTYLHLAADKQLTDFLLEKGIRAFSYETLKIGNRLPLLEPMSEVAGKMASLMGAVHLGRYHGGSGLLAGGVVGTHRTKVMVLGGGVAGKAAAEVAAGLGADVIILDINTERLHYLNDVMPANVATLYSCSEAIDSLLPHVDIIVGTILIPGAKAPKLITREMLSKMKKGSVLVDVSIDQGGCFESSHATTHTKPTFMEEGIVHYCVANMPGAYPRTSTYALTNATIVYVKHLAHYGSENICKQMPVMVTALNTYDGVLYNKAVGLAHGIQSREFN